The Alphaproteobacteria bacterium genome segment TCTGCTTTGTCGGCTTCAGTTCGGCGCGCTGCCGCAGGCCGCCGACCCGAACGGCAAAAACCGGCGGCGGATCGACGTCGTCACTTGAGTAAATCGAGGTTCCGCAATCCGGGCAGAAGGCTTGGCGGCGCTTGGCGCCGCTCGATCCGGTCTTGAGGTATATCGTCGGTCGGCCCGCGGTAATTGCAAAAGTGTGAGGCTGAGTAAAAGCGGAAACCCGAAACGCCGAACCCGAAAAGGTCTGACAGTCTGTGCAATGGCAGATCACCACATCGGCGGGTTCGATCTCCGCTTCGAACCGGATGGCGCCGCAATGGCATTGCCCATCGATTTTCATGGGGCGTTCCTTTCATTTGCCTGCTCGCTTCCTTGCGGCGACAGAGAAAGCATGCACCGACGTGGGCGTGACGACCAGCGCCGTCCCCCACCGGGAGAGCGCTCGCCAAGCCGCGGACGTCGCCGATCACAGCTTTTTTGGCCCGGCCGCCGCCGCGCGGTGTGCATTGGCCAACCGGCGAG includes the following:
- a CDS encoding GFA family protein, whose amino-acid sequence is MKIDGQCHCGAIRFEAEIEPADVVICHCTDCQTFSGSAFRVSAFTQPHTFAITAGRPTIYLKTGSSGAKRRQAFCPDCGTSIYSSDDVDPPPVFAVRVGGLRQRAELKPTKQIWCGSQRDWLNGLTTIEAFEAAAPR